Proteins co-encoded in one Cucurbita pepo subsp. pepo cultivar mu-cu-16 chromosome LG15, ASM280686v2, whole genome shotgun sequence genomic window:
- the LOC111811958 gene encoding auxin-responsive protein SAUR50-like encodes MPIPKPAALKHIVKRCSSLGRKQDAAATTTAYDGVPKGHFAVYVGEHRSRYVVPISLLTHPDFQCLLRLAEEEFGFHHHMGLTIPCEEVVFRSLTAALK; translated from the coding sequence ATGCCGATTCCCAAGCCCGCCGCTCTCAAGCACATTGTCAAGCGCTGCTCCAGCTTAGGCCGGAAGCAAGACGCCGCCGCTACCACCACCGCCTACGACGGCGTTCCCAAGGGACATTTCGCCGTCTACGTCGGCGAGCATCGGAGCCGATATGTCGTCCCCATTTCCCTCTTGACTCACCCTGATTTTCAGTGTCTCCTCCGCCTCGCGGAGGAGGAATTCGGCTTCCACCACCATATGGGCCTCACTATTCCTTGTGAAGAGGTGGTTTTCCGCTCACTCACCGCCGCTCTCAAATGA
- the LOC111811910 gene encoding auxin-induced protein 6B-like, translating into MSTGIAKSNNIRRIVSIRQMLQRWRRKARVTASSRCAGDTPSDVPAGHVAVCVGSSCRRFVVRATYLNHPIFKKLLLQAEEEYGFANQGPLAIPCDESVFEEVLRTVSRSESGRFLNLPDFCRRCHVDSPSSLLRESRPLLFDFADKSVC; encoded by the coding sequence ATGTCCACCGGAATCGCTAAATCCAACAACATCCGCCGCATCGTCAGTATCCGCCAGATGCTGCAGCGGTGGCGGAGGAAAGCTCGCGTCACTGCCTCTTCTCGCTGCGCCGGTGATACTCCGTCGGATGTTCCGGCCGGTCATGTCGCCGTCTGCGTCGGAAGTAGTTGTAGACGGTTCGTTGTTCGAGCGACGTACTTGAACCATCCGATCTTCAAGAAGCTTCTCTTGCAAGCCGAAGAAGAGTACGGATTCGCGAACCAAGGTCCTCTTGCGATTCCTTGTGACGAGTCGGTTTTCGAAGAGGTTCTTCGGACCGTTTCCCGGTCCGAGTCTGGTCGGTTCTTGAATCTCCCGGATTTTTGCCGCCGCTGCCACGTCGACTCTCCGAGTAGTCTCCTCCGTGAATCTCGGCCGTTGCTTTTTGACTTCGCCGATAAATCAGTCTGCTAG
- the LOC111811451 gene encoding tRNA-dihydrouridine(47) synthase [NAD(P)(+)]-like has product MEDSVSAELRVPTAVSEEPASLSASTGAQLTPEELVAKAIAPVKREYLRPPPVRSSGNNVKDAASTGKNDGDNKAAPSSLVKEKKSKRQMKRERRQEQKSTSHLCPEIAKTGDVSSCRYSDKCRFSHDIEAFKSQKPADLDGECPFSGAEQLCPYGLACRFAGTHKEGVPAGSSVSLKKCSEMNGLNKDVQKLLWKNKMKFPKADAKLKELGLLGHGKSKSRVKEEKEDAVSNDSVADRTCCSEVNNDMDADLDIPVEVPEENGQTEGTFSSDESRPLKKPKSMSSENCHSDKIDNGACMIDATISEGHTPIESEVVNDIVLPDSDASLKSHPREKKLIDFRDKLYLAPLTTVGNLPFRRVCKVLGADVTCGEMAMCTNLLQGQASEWALLRRHSSEDLFGVQICGAYPDTVSRAVELIDKECVIDFIDINMGCPIDIVVNKGAGSALLMKPMRMKSVVETASGIVDTPITIKVRTGYFEGKNRIDSLIADIGNWGASAVTVHGRTRQQRYSKLADWEYINRCSSLAPDSLQVIGNGDVFSYADWNRHKVESPKLATCMIARGALIKPWLFTEIKEQRNWDITSGERLNILKNFVHFGLEHWGSDTKGVETTRHFLLEWLSYTCRYIPVGLLDVVPQRLNWRPPSYFGRDDLETLMSSDSAADWIKISEMLLGKVPDAFSFAPKHKSNAYDRAENG; this is encoded by the exons ATGGAAGACTCGGTTTCGGCGGAGCTCCGAGTACCCACGGCGGTTTCCGAGGAGCCGGCTTCTCTGTCGGCCTCTACCGGAGCTCAGTTGACGCCTGAAGAATTGGTGGCCAAGGCCATAGCCCCTGTTAAGCGTGAATATCTTCGTCCTCCGCCGGTGAGGTCCTCCGGTAACAACGTGAAGGATGCCGCTTCCACTGGTAAGAATGATGGTGATAATAAGGCTGCTCCGTCTAGCTtggtgaaggagaagaagtcCAAACGTCAAATGAAACGAGAACGCCGTCAG GAACAGAAGTCCACTAGCCATTTATGTCCTGAAATAGCAAAGACAGGAGATGTTAGCTCGTGTCGGTATAGTGATAAATGCCGCTTTAGCCATGATATTGAAGCCTTTAAATCTCAG AAACCAGCAGATCTCGATGGAGAGTGTCCCTTCAGTGGTGCCGAACAACTTTGCCCCTACGGTTTAGCGTGTAGATTTGCAGGGACCCACAAGGAAGGTGTTCCTGCTGGTTCGTCAGTTTCTTTGAAGAAATGCTCCGAAATGAATGGACTGAATAAAGATGTTCAGAAGCTCTTatggaagaacaaaatgaaatttccAAAAGCTGATGCCAAACTCAAAGAACTTGGGCTCTTG GGGCATGGAAAGTCAAAATCGAGGGtcaaagaagagaaggaagatgCTGTATCAAATGATAGTGTTGCAGACAGAACATGCTGTAGCGAAGTGAATAATGACATGGATGCGGACTTAGATATCCCTGTGGAAGTTCCAGAAGAAAATGGGCAGACCGAAGGAACATTTTCATCTGATGAATCTCGACCCCTGAAGAAACCGAAATCCATGTCTTCAGAGAACTGTCATTCTGATAAAATTGACAATG GTGCATGTATGATTGATGCAACTATTAGTGAGGGCCATACACCAATTGAGTCTGAAGTCGTGAACGACATTGTACTTCCTGATAGTGATGCAAGCCTTAAATCACATCCCCGCGAAAAAAAACTTATTGATTTTAGAGATAAGCTGTATCTTGCCCCTCTGACCACTGTTGGGAATCTTCCCTTCAGAAGAGTTTGCAAAGTTTTAGGAGCAGATGTGACATGCGGTGAAATGGCAATGTGTACAAATCTTTTGCAG GGTCAAGCTTCAGAATGGGCATTGTTGAGACGGCATTCCTCAGAAGATCTATTTGGTGTTCAGATATGCGGTGCATATCCAGACACAGTATCACGTGCTGTAGAACTTATAGACAAAGAATGCGTGATTGACTTCATTGACATAAACATGGGTTGCCCAATTGACATTGTTGTCAATAAGGGTGCTGGATCAGCTCTTCTTATGAAGCCAATGCGTATGAAAAGTGTAGTAGAAACCGCTTCCGGAATTGTGGATACACCCATAACAATTAAG GTTCGGACAGGCTACTTTGAAGGGAAAAACCGTATCGATTCACTTATTGCAGACATTGGCAACTGGGGAGCCAGTGCAGTAACCGTTCATGGCCGTACTCGCCAGCAACGTTACAGCAAGCTTGCTGACTGGGAATATATTAATCGCTGTTCCTCGTTAGCTCCTGATTCCCTGCAAGTTATAGGAAATGGGGACGTATTTTCATATGCAGATTGGAATCGACATAAAGTTGAATCCCCAAAGTTAGCTACTTGCATGATTGCTAGAGGAGCCTTAATTAAG CCTTGGTTATTTACTGAAATTAAGGAACAGAGAAATTGGGACATTACTTCAGGGGAGCGGCTAAACATCTTGAAGAACTTTGTACATTTTGGACTTGAGCACTGGGGTTCCGACACAAAAG GTGTCGAGACAACAAGGCATTTCTTATTGGAATGGCTTAGCTACACATGTAGATATATTCCCGTTGGTCTTCTGGATGTTGTTCCCCAACGTTTAAACTGGCGCCCGCCGTCGTATTTTGGCCGGGACGACCTCGAGACGCTCATGTCCTCCGACTCTGCAGCTGACTGG ATTAAGATCTCAGAGATGTTGCTCGGTAAAGTTCCCGATGCCTTCTCGTTCGCTCCCAAACACAAGTCCAACGCCTACGACCGAGCCGAAAATGGCTGA